TGGTCGGAATCCTATTCCGCGCGCGCGAGGGCGATCCGCCCCGCGTGACATACGCGGCCACATGACGCGCAGTGGCATCATCGGACGGTGAAGATCCTCTCGATCCAGTCAGCGGTCGCCTACGGCCACGTCGGCAACTCGGCCGCCGTCTTCCCCCTCCAGCGCATCGGCGTCGAGGTGCTGCCCGTCTACACGGTGAACTTCTCGAACCACACCGGGTACGGCGCGTGGCGCGGCCCGCTCATCCCGCCGGAGGACGTGCGGGAGGTCGTGACGGGCATCGAGGAGCGCGGTGCGTTCCCCGCGATCGACGCCGTGCTGTCCGGCTACCAGGGATCGGAGGGCATCGGCGACGTCATCGTCGACGCCGTCGCGCGCGTCAAGGCCGCGAACCCCGATGCCGTCTACGCGTGCGACCCCGTCATGGGCAACGCGAAGTCCGGATGCTTCGTCGCCCCCGCCATCCCCGTGCTGCTGCGCGAGAGGGTCGTGCCCGTCGCCGACATCATCACCCCGAACCAGTTCGAACTCGGCTTCCTCACCGAGACCGAGCCCGACACGATCGAGTCGACCCTCGCATCCGCGGACCTCGCGCGCGCCATGGGCCCGCGCACGGTGCTCGTGACGAGCGTCGAGCGGCCCGACCGCGAGCCCGACACGATCGAGATGATGGTCGTCGACGACTCCGGCGCCTGGATCGTGCAGACGCCGCTCCTCCCCATGAAGGCGAACGGCTCGGGAGACGTCACGGCGGCGCTCTTCACCGCGCACTACCTCGCGACGCGCGACGCGGCCGAGGCCCTCGCGCGCACGACGTCGAGCGTGTGGGACCTGCTGCGCACGACCCACGAGTCGGGCGAGCGCGAGCTCAAGCTCGTCGAGTCGCAGGACTTCTACGCGAACCCGCGCATGCAGTTCGAGGTGCGCCGCCTGCGGTGAGTCACCGCGGGCTGGTTTCGACACGCCCGCTCCGCGGGCTACTCAACCAGCGGTCATGCTCGCTGGTTGAGTAGCGCCGCAGGCGCGTGTCGAAACCAGCCCCCGGCCTACTTCGGCCAGGCGTCCGCGATCTCCTGACGCACCTCGCCGAGCAGCTTCGGCAGCGCCTTCGTGCGCGCGACGATCGGGAAGAAGTTCGCATCCGTCGCCCAGCGCGGCACGACGTGCTGGTGCAGGTGCGCCGCGATGCCCGCGCCCGCGATGGCGCCCTGGTTCATGCCGATGTTGAAGCCGTCGGCGCGCGAGGTCTGACGGATGACGCGCATCGCCGTCTGCGTGATGGCGCCGATCTCGGCGACCTCGGCGTCATCGGCCTCGTCGTAGGTCGCGATGTGGCGGTACGGCACGACGAGCAGGTGGCCGCTGTTGTACGGGAAGAGGTTGAGGAGCGCGTAGACGCGCTCGCCCCGGTGCACGATGAGCGCCTGCTCGTCGCTCAGCGTCGGAGCGGTGCAGAACACGCAGTCGTCGCCCGGCGGCCCGCCGCCCTGCTCGATGTAGGCGATGCGGTGCGGCGTCCACAGCCGGCCGAAGCCATCGGGGATGCCGGCGAAGTCGCTCGAGGGCTCGGCGTGGGGGTACTCGGTGCCGTCGTAGTCGCGTGTCATCGCTGCCAGGCTACCGGCGCACGGATGCCGGGCGCGCGGATGCCGGGCGCGCTCGAGGCGACGCCCGGCATCCGCACCCGCGTCACTTCACGCGGATCTTCGTCACCTCGATCGGGACGGTGTCGATCGCGTCCGATCGCAGCGTCGCCGAGGTCGACCACGTGCCGCGCAGCAGACCCTTGACCGTGTAGTCGAAGGTCACGACACCGCCCGCGGTCGGGGGGCTCGTGCGCACGACGTACGCGGACTCGGTGTCGACGTCGGAGAGGCTCACGCCGCTCGTGCCGTTGCGGTTCTCGGCTCCGGCGAGCCACCCAGACGCGGTGTCGGGCGTGAGCTCGCCGCCGTAGGTCATCCAGTTGTTCTCGGTCGCG
The Protaetiibacter sp. SSC-01 genome window above contains:
- the pdxY gene encoding pyridoxal kinase PdxY; this translates as MKILSIQSAVAYGHVGNSAAVFPLQRIGVEVLPVYTVNFSNHTGYGAWRGPLIPPEDVREVVTGIEERGAFPAIDAVLSGYQGSEGIGDVIVDAVARVKAANPDAVYACDPVMGNAKSGCFVAPAIPVLLRERVVPVADIITPNQFELGFLTETEPDTIESTLASADLARAMGPRTVLVTSVERPDREPDTIEMMVVDDSGAWIVQTPLLPMKANGSGDVTAALFTAHYLATRDAAEALARTTSSVWDLLRTTHESGERELKLVESQDFYANPRMQFEVRRLR
- a CDS encoding HIT domain-containing protein; its protein translation is MTRDYDGTEYPHAEPSSDFAGIPDGFGRLWTPHRIAYIEQGGGPPGDDCVFCTAPTLSDEQALIVHRGERVYALLNLFPYNSGHLLVVPYRHIATYDEADDAEVAEIGAITQTAMRVIRQTSRADGFNIGMNQGAIAGAGIAAHLHQHVVPRWATDANFFPIVARTKALPKLLGEVRQEIADAWPK